From one Flavobacteriales bacterium genomic stretch:
- a CDS encoding CDP-alcohol phosphatidyltransferase family protein gives MRLPRLPDLLTTANLSCGVASILLASQGQLTAACWLVFAGAAFDVLDGWAARALGGGSELGKQLDSLADMVTFGVAPAFISAIVPWKALQFAIDAHRDFGPPSVRPGDLFGEPIWATASCAMVIAIASMWRLAKFNADTRQTTGFLGLATPANALLWASFGSISWGIGVRYGPGANELQSHVGAFMADPLQKLIMATALAGLMLSSIPLPSLKFKHFKWKGNEVIYMLLGIGAVLVLLYGILAVPLILIVYLLSPLWGRLFPRPTEN, from the coding sequence ATGCGGCTTCCGAGACTGCCCGATCTGCTCACCACGGCGAACCTATCCTGCGGGGTCGCCAGCATCCTCTTGGCCTCTCAAGGACAGCTAACAGCCGCGTGTTGGCTGGTGTTCGCGGGTGCAGCCTTCGATGTGCTCGATGGCTGGGCGGCGCGGGCGCTGGGCGGCGGAAGCGAACTGGGTAAACAACTGGATAGCCTGGCGGACATGGTCACTTTCGGGGTGGCGCCGGCGTTCATCTCGGCAATTGTCCCATGGAAGGCGTTGCAATTCGCGATAGACGCGCATCGTGATTTCGGGCCGCCTTCTGTGAGACCCGGAGATCTTTTCGGAGAACCGATCTGGGCTACCGCATCGTGTGCCATGGTGATCGCTATCGCCTCGATGTGGCGCTTGGCCAAGTTCAACGCCGACACTCGCCAAACCACAGGATTCCTCGGGCTGGCCACCCCGGCAAATGCCTTGCTGTGGGCCTCCTTCGGCAGCATCTCCTGGGGAATTGGCGTTCGATACGGCCCCGGTGCGAATGAACTGCAAAGCCATGTCGGCGCATTCATGGCTGACCCGCTGCAAAAGCTCATCATGGCCACCGCCTTGGCTGGTCTGATGCTCTCCTCCATCCCCCTCCCCTCCCTCAAGTTCAAGCACTTCAAATGGAAGGGCAACGAGGTCATCTACATGCTCTTGGGCATCGGCGCGGTGCTGGTGCTGCTGTATGGCATCCTCGCCGTTCCTTTGATCCTGATCGTTTACCTGCTCAGCCCGCTTTGGGGCAGGCTCT